CATAAGATCACCTGGAGTGAAGCTCATGTTAACTCCGCCCGCTGCATTTGTTACGAGCAGGCTTGTAACTCCCAGCTCTTTCATAACGCGTACAGGAAATGCGGTGACTTCAGGTCCATACCCTTCATACATGTGAAAGCGACCCTTCATCATTACAACACGGCGTCCTTCAATCTTGCCGATTAATAGTTCACCTTCATGTCCTTCTACTGTAGACACAGGAAAATGTGGAATTTCATTATATGGAATACTGATTCCTTCTGTAATCAGATCGGCCAGAACACCGAGGCCAGAACCGAGAATCAGACCGATTTCCGGTGCCTCCGGACTTTTGCTTTGAATATAAGCGGCTGCTTCTTGAATTGTACTTTTACTTACTACGCTCATTGATTGTTCCCCCTATGTCTATTTCAATTCTCCTAAAAAGCTTGTCCCGTACTGCGGCGCTTTTGCACCAAAGTTATCGGCTATCGTTGCAGCAACATCAGAGAATGTTGTTCTAATTCCAAGGCTGTCCGGTTGGTTTAATCCCGGGCTATACACAAGTAAAGGTACAAATTCACGTGTATGATCCGTCCCGCTATGGACAGGGTCATTCCCATGGTCGGCTGAGATGATCAAGAGATCTTGATCACCAAGCGTAGACATAATCTCAGGCAGAGCCTCGTCAAACACTTCAAGGGCTCGTCCGTAACCCTGTGGATCGCGGCGGTGTCCATAAAGGGAGTCAAAGTCAACCAAGTTCGTAAATAGAAATCCATTAAAAGGCTTCCGCAGTTGCTCAATCGTAATTTCCACACCATGCTCGTTGCTCTTAGTAGGATAGGATGCTGTAACCCCTTCACCTGTGAAAATATCATCGATCTTGCCTACAGCAATCACATCCTTGCCAATATCAGCCAAAGCATTCATAACCGTCGGCTCAGGCGGCTTCACAGCATAATCATGACGGTTCGAGGTACGTGCAAAGCTACCCGGTTGTCCAATATAAGGGCGGGCAATTACGCGGCCTACGGAGAACTCGGGAGCCATCGTCAGCTCACGGGCGATTTTACAAGCGCTATATAGTTCCTCCAACGGGATAATATCCTCATGCGCAGCCAATTGAAATACACTGTCTGCTGAGGTATACACAATCCATGCACCTGTCTTCATTTGCTCCTCGCCGTATTCAACGAGAATCTCGGTGCCTGATGCCGGTTTGTTGCCGATTACTTTGCGGCCTGTTGCCGCCTCAAATTTCTCGATCAATTCTGCTGGAAATCCATCAGGATAGGTATTGAAAGGGACTTCAATTTTCAGACCCATCAGCTCCCAGTGGCCGGTCATGGTATCTTTACCTACAGATACCTCTTGCATTTTACCGTAATACCCCGTTGGCGAAGTGACCGGTGCAAGCGGTGGCAAAGGTGCAATATTGGCAAGTCCTAGCTTTTGCAAGTTGGGCAGCTTCAGACCGGGAACCTGTTCTAGTATATGTCCAAGGGTATGAGACCCCGCATCCCCGAAACTTATAGCATCCGGTGCCTCACCAATTCCAACACTGTCCAAAACAATAAAGCAAATTCGATTAAAAGAGGACATTCTTGTCTTCACTCCCTCATAATATGCATAATTTAAATTTTAGAATCCAACAAGAAGAAACGGTTTGCCGTTTCATACAGACCGGTACCCGCTTCCAACACTCTTATATTACCCTTTTAGGCGTAATGCTTCCCTCATACACGATAAATTTGCTAATTTTCTCAAAATTGACCTTACAAGAACTTGTGAATACACTCCACAATAATAAAGCGTTTTCTAAGGTTATTCACTTGGCTCTGGGGTGATGGCTCTCATAAACTTCCTTCATGTTCCTGCGCGCAATTCCGCTGTAAAGCTGAGTAGTCGATATATCAGCATGTCCCAGCATGTGC
Above is a window of Paenibacillus wynnii DNA encoding:
- the deoB gene encoding phosphopentomutase gives rise to the protein MSSFNRICFIVLDSVGIGEAPDAISFGDAGSHTLGHILEQVPGLKLPNLQKLGLANIAPLPPLAPVTSPTGYYGKMQEVSVGKDTMTGHWELMGLKIEVPFNTYPDGFPAELIEKFEAATGRKVIGNKPASGTEILVEYGEEQMKTGAWIVYTSADSVFQLAAHEDIIPLEELYSACKIARELTMAPEFSVGRVIARPYIGQPGSFARTSNRHDYAVKPPEPTVMNALADIGKDVIAVGKIDDIFTGEGVTASYPTKSNEHGVEITIEQLRKPFNGFLFTNLVDFDSLYGHRRDPQGYGRALEVFDEALPEIMSTLGDQDLLIISADHGNDPVHSGTDHTREFVPLLVYSPGLNQPDSLGIRTTFSDVAATIADNFGAKAPQYGTSFLGELK